The following proteins are encoded in a genomic region of Streptomyces lunaelactis:
- a CDS encoding VanW family protein, with the protein MGRAPSGIGNWRIVLSVAGGAAVLGLGGLYATGLAAGDDIAEGTRVRGVDIGGMSRAQAQRVLDQKLGPAFAAPVALKIGDRIGKADPGALGLSLDAAASADRAASAGSDPVTVIGRLFASDDRDVEPVIRMDEQKSRAEVDRIGAAAKQQVRDGAISFDKGKAKAVAPVTGITVTTDQALDTIRDAYLRTPAAGPVVLPLKQTQPRIGPQETERAMREFARPAMSGPVTLTLAEKRISIGPSALGSHLTMKPDAQKRLVPALDSKGLLADSAVSRPVREAAQSPRDAVFRLDGNDRVVVAQEARVGRPVTEKALGEAVVPLLTRSGAARTGEIATTEVQPQLTSASAQRLGILEKVSSFTVNFPAAPYRSTNIGRAVELINGSVVLPGQEWSFNRTVGKRTKENGFVDGLMINNGQYEKSPGGGVSAVATTMFNAMFFAGVKPVEHGAHSFYIERYPEGREATVAWGTLDLRWTNDSGHALYIQAESTSTSVTITFLGTKKYDEIRATKGPRTNIKQPGTRTGSDPKCEVQTPLEGFDISVGRDFVQDGRNVKHEDFKTHYTPRDKVTCTPEEPAPTAAADRPDAPRATATPGSDPLG; encoded by the coding sequence ATGGGACGCGCGCCCAGCGGAATTGGCAACTGGCGGATTGTTCTGTCCGTCGCAGGCGGGGCTGCCGTGCTCGGGCTGGGCGGCCTCTACGCCACCGGGCTGGCGGCCGGCGACGACATCGCCGAGGGCACACGCGTGCGCGGGGTCGACATCGGCGGGATGAGCCGAGCACAGGCCCAGCGGGTCCTGGACCAAAAGCTCGGGCCGGCCTTCGCGGCGCCGGTCGCTTTGAAGATCGGTGACCGCATCGGGAAGGCCGATCCCGGTGCGCTCGGGCTGTCCCTGGACGCCGCCGCGTCCGCCGACCGTGCCGCAAGCGCAGGATCCGATCCGGTCACCGTGATCGGCAGGCTCTTCGCCTCCGACGACCGGGACGTCGAGCCGGTGATCCGCATGGACGAGCAGAAGAGCCGGGCCGAAGTCGACCGCATCGGTGCAGCCGCCAAGCAGCAGGTCCGCGACGGGGCAATATCGTTCGACAAGGGCAAAGCCAAGGCCGTCGCCCCGGTCACCGGCATCACCGTGACCACGGACCAGGCCCTGGACACCATTCGCGACGCATACCTCCGCACGCCGGCTGCCGGCCCCGTCGTGCTGCCCCTCAAGCAGACGCAGCCGCGGATCGGCCCGCAGGAGACCGAGCGGGCCATGAGGGAGTTCGCCCGGCCCGCGATGTCCGGCCCGGTCACGCTCACCCTCGCCGAGAAACGCATATCCATCGGCCCCTCCGCTCTCGGCAGTCACCTGACGATGAAGCCCGACGCCCAAAAACGCCTCGTGCCGGCCCTTGACTCCAAGGGCCTGCTCGCCGACTCCGCCGTCTCCCGCCCTGTGCGGGAAGCCGCCCAGAGCCCCCGGGACGCCGTGTTCCGGCTCGACGGCAACGACCGAGTCGTAGTGGCGCAGGAGGCCCGCGTTGGGCGGCCGGTCACCGAGAAGGCACTCGGCGAGGCCGTCGTACCCCTGCTGACCCGCTCCGGCGCCGCCCGTACCGGCGAGATCGCCACCACCGAGGTCCAGCCGCAACTCACGAGCGCATCAGCGCAGCGACTCGGCATCTTGGAGAAGGTCTCCTCCTTCACCGTGAACTTCCCGGCCGCCCCCTACCGCAGCACCAATATCGGCCGCGCCGTGGAGCTCATCAACGGCTCGGTCGTCCTCCCCGGACAGGAGTGGAGCTTCAACCGAACCGTCGGCAAGCGCACCAAGGAGAACGGCTTCGTCGACGGCCTCATGATCAACAACGGCCAGTACGAGAAGTCTCCCGGCGGCGGCGTCTCCGCAGTCGCCACCACGATGTTCAACGCCATGTTCTTCGCGGGAGTCAAGCCCGTGGAGCACGGCGCCCACTCCTTCTACATCGAGCGCTACCCCGAAGGCCGCGAAGCCACGGTCGCGTGGGGCACTCTCGACCTGCGCTGGACCAACGACTCGGGCCACGCCCTCTACATCCAGGCCGAATCCACCAGCACCTCGGTGACCATTACCTTCCTCGGCACGAAGAAGTACGACGAGATACGTGCGACCAAGGGGCCGCGCACCAACATCAAGCAGCCGGGCACGCGGACAGGCAGCGACCCCAAGTGCGAGGTCCAGACCCCGCTCGAAGGGTTCGACATATCCGTCGGCCGCGACTTCGTGCAGGACGGCCGAAACGTCAAGCACGAAGACTTCAAGACTCACTACACCCCTCGTGACAAGGTCACGTGCACCCCTGAGGAACCGGCCCCCACAGCGGCGGCGGACCGACCGGACGCACCGCGCGCGACGGCAACGCCCGGCAGCGACCCCCTCGGCTGA
- a CDS encoding signal peptidase I gives MLDDSVHFTQTVDSSSPRVPLTGAYVGNAGKDAALDRGWLLGHFKGAEGPLHSDAVEIKWGVHPRGDERMQWVRGEERTALLVLISGRFRVELPGRSVLLEQQGDYVVWGRGVDHSWVAEEESVVLTIRWPSVPGFAVAQEDRTRLRT, from the coding sequence ATGCTCGACGACTCCGTTCACTTCACCCAGACCGTTGACTCGTCCTCGCCCAGGGTGCCCTTGACCGGCGCGTACGTGGGCAATGCAGGCAAGGACGCGGCACTGGACCGGGGATGGCTCCTCGGGCACTTCAAAGGGGCTGAAGGTCCTCTCCACAGCGACGCTGTGGAGATCAAATGGGGCGTCCATCCGCGTGGCGACGAGCGAATGCAGTGGGTGAGAGGTGAGGAACGAACGGCTCTCCTGGTTCTCATCAGCGGCCGCTTCCGCGTCGAACTCCCGGGACGCAGTGTTCTCCTGGAACAGCAGGGCGACTACGTCGTGTGGGGGCGCGGAGTCGACCATTCGTGGGTCGCGGAAGAGGAGTCGGTGGTGTTGACGATTCGGTGGCCGTCCGTACCCGGCTTCGCGGTGGCGCAGGAGGATCGGACGCGGCTGCGTACCTGA
- a CDS encoding oxidoreductase, whose protein sequence is MTSETITAAVSGTWTLGDLEINRIGFGAMRLTQSGEAFADDAVPSDRGRAISVLRRAVELGVNHIDTAAFYFSALRSANELINRALAPYPDDLVITTKVGPGRDPSGAWQPHATPERLRGQVEENLRQLGRDHLDVVNLRIVGTDSIAERFGALAQLRDAGLIRHLGISNVTPEHLAEAQAIAPVVCVQNQYGIGVRPEHDEFVRACGEQGVAFVPFYAIAGAGREVGASGSDSDEVLAVARAHGMSAAQVRLAWTLHRGPHVLAIPGTGNPEHLVANVAAGALRLSEDELAVLDSIHQSGA, encoded by the coding sequence ATGACCTCAGAGACGATCACCGCGGCGGTATCAGGTACTTGGACGCTCGGCGACTTGGAGATCAACCGGATCGGTTTCGGCGCGATGCGCCTGACGCAGAGCGGCGAGGCGTTCGCGGACGACGCCGTTCCGAGTGACCGCGGCCGCGCGATCAGCGTGCTGCGCCGGGCGGTTGAGCTCGGTGTGAACCACATCGACACCGCCGCGTTCTACTTCTCGGCGCTGCGCTCCGCCAACGAGCTGATCAACCGGGCACTGGCCCCCTACCCCGACGATCTCGTCATCACCACCAAGGTCGGGCCTGGCCGGGACCCGTCGGGTGCGTGGCAGCCCCATGCCACTCCCGAGCGGCTGCGCGGCCAGGTCGAGGAGAACCTGCGCCAGCTCGGCCGTGATCACCTCGACGTGGTGAACCTGCGCATCGTGGGAACCGATTCCATCGCCGAGCGTTTCGGCGCACTGGCCCAGCTGCGCGACGCCGGGTTGATCCGCCACCTGGGCATCTCCAACGTCACCCCCGAGCACCTCGCCGAGGCCCAGGCCATCGCGCCGGTGGTCTGCGTCCAAAACCAGTACGGCATCGGCGTGCGGCCCGAGCACGACGAGTTCGTGCGTGCCTGCGGTGAGCAGGGTGTCGCGTTCGTGCCGTTCTATGCGATCGCCGGCGCCGGGCGTGAGGTGGGCGCGAGTGGCTCCGACAGCGATGAGGTGCTTGCCGTCGCGCGGGCGCACGGGATGAGCGCGGCGCAGGTGCGGCTGGCATGGACGCTGCACCGGGGGCCGCATGTGCTGGCCATCCCCGGTACCGGCAACCCTGAACACCTGGTCGCGAACGTGGCCGCCGGCGCACTGCGCCTCTCCGAGGACGAACTGGCCGTCTTGGACTCCATCCACCAGAGCGGAGCGTGA